The Candidatus Nitrosymbiomonas proteolyticus genome has a segment encoding these proteins:
- a CDS encoding dihydropteroate synthase encodes MSLQIPPDRPLLMGILNVTPDSFSDGGSYADAPSAAARGLALIAEGADLIDVGGESTRPGAEPVPFEEELRRVLPVVEALARQSVTVSIDTSKSVVAKSCLEAGAKVVNDVRALSDPAMSEVCAEFGCGVCLMHMQNDPATMQVEPKYGDVVREVRDFLGERVESARRAGIAEENIWIDPGFGFGKTVEHNLALLRGLPAICELGYPVLVGLSRKSFLGRIAGGDVPVPIRERESVTLAAQALAQLGGAKVIRTHEITEAVRVARLISAFQLLS; translated from the coding sequence ATGAGCTTGCAGATTCCTCCCGATCGCCCGCTGCTCATGGGCATCCTTAACGTGACTCCGGACAGCTTCAGCGACGGAGGGAGCTATGCCGATGCGCCTTCGGCGGCGGCGCGGGGGCTTGCGCTCATCGCTGAGGGAGCGGACCTCATCGATGTGGGGGGTGAGTCCACACGTCCCGGCGCGGAACCCGTTCCCTTCGAAGAGGAGTTGCGCCGCGTGCTGCCGGTCGTGGAAGCGCTGGCCCGGCAATCGGTGACGGTTTCCATCGATACGTCCAAGTCCGTTGTGGCGAAATCCTGCCTCGAAGCTGGCGCAAAGGTCGTCAACGACGTTCGAGCGCTGAGCGACCCGGCGATGTCTGAGGTTTGCGCGGAGTTCGGGTGCGGAGTCTGCCTCATGCACATGCAAAACGACCCTGCGACGATGCAAGTCGAGCCCAAGTACGGCGACGTCGTGCGGGAGGTGCGCGACTTCTTGGGGGAGCGGGTCGAGAGTGCTCGAAGAGCGGGGATCGCGGAGGAGAATATCTGGATCGACCCCGGTTTCGGGTTTGGCAAAACCGTCGAGCACAACCTTGCGCTGCTTCGGGGCCTGCCCGCGATTTGCGAACTCGGCTATCCCGTGTTGGTGGGTTTGAGCCGAAAGTCGTTTCTCGGACGAATCGCAGGCGGAGATGTCCCCGTGCCGATTCGGGAGAGAGAGAGCGTGACGTTGGCGGCTCAGGCGCTCGCGCAGTTGGGGGGCGCTAAGGTCATTCGAACCCACGAAATCACCGAAGCCGTTCGGGTCGCGCGACTCATTTCGGCCTTCCAACTCCTTTCCTAA
- a CDS encoding aspartate kinase: MSIVVLKFGGTSVSTPENRRKAAAHVLSAKEQGYKPVVVVSAIGREESPYSTDTLLRLLQEVDPTVAPDPREVDLMIACGEILSATLFAHTLKTMGQPSQAFRGGQAGIRTDGVFGNARIVSINPLLLSESLEKGNVPVVCGFQGTFVPRKGDPGGELTTLGRGGSDTTAAVLGAALGAERVEVYTDVDGVKTADPDHVPNAPTLRKVTYDEVAEIAHLGAKVLHPRAAEIAMKFGIPLWVKNTFSDDPGTEVVDRKSFPGRRVTGVTHSGRLAYLQFNLESAEETHRVPLESRIYETMARYDLNVYMMNHSRHGFGFAMPREEFSTAKDLIDGLVLPIEGSEPVYLCQLGEKPSREVETQADLLRPLGGVRTLSIDLTENCTMVSVIGQDYLQQPGVYHEVLTTLHEQQVAVLQTSDSERSLSCLIPYVDVERAVRALHERFELSKAQ, from the coding sequence ATGAGCATCGTCGTGCTCAAGTTCGGCGGGACGAGCGTCTCGACGCCTGAGAACCGGCGTAAAGCCGCGGCTCACGTGCTCTCCGCGAAGGAGCAGGGGTATAAGCCCGTGGTCGTAGTCAGCGCGATCGGCCGCGAGGAGAGCCCGTACTCTACGGACACGCTACTAAGGCTGCTCCAAGAAGTTGATCCGACGGTTGCGCCCGACCCTCGAGAGGTGGACCTGATGATCGCGTGCGGGGAGATTCTCTCCGCGACCCTGTTCGCGCATACCCTGAAGACGATGGGGCAACCCTCCCAAGCCTTCCGGGGCGGACAAGCCGGAATCCGGACGGACGGCGTTTTTGGGAACGCGAGGATCGTCAGCATCAACCCCTTACTCCTTTCCGAGAGTCTGGAGAAAGGCAACGTCCCGGTGGTGTGCGGATTTCAGGGCACCTTCGTTCCGCGCAAGGGCGACCCTGGGGGCGAGCTCACCACATTGGGAAGGGGCGGCTCGGACACGACGGCTGCGGTTCTCGGCGCTGCTTTGGGCGCGGAGCGCGTCGAAGTCTACACCGATGTGGACGGAGTCAAGACCGCAGACCCGGACCACGTCCCGAACGCGCCGACCCTTCGCAAGGTCACTTACGACGAGGTAGCTGAGATCGCGCACCTCGGCGCCAAGGTCCTTCACCCGCGAGCCGCGGAGATCGCGATGAAGTTCGGGATTCCGCTCTGGGTGAAGAACACTTTCAGCGACGATCCGGGCACTGAAGTGGTCGACCGCAAGAGCTTCCCCGGCAGAAGGGTCACTGGGGTCACGCACTCCGGGCGGTTGGCCTACCTGCAATTCAACCTGGAATCGGCGGAAGAAACCCATCGTGTTCCGCTCGAATCGAGAATCTACGAGACGATGGCGCGGTACGACCTCAACGTGTACATGATGAACCACAGCAGACACGGTTTTGGCTTTGCCATGCCTCGCGAAGAGTTCTCGACCGCCAAGGACCTGATCGACGGCTTGGTTCTCCCAATTGAGGGCAGCGAACCGGTCTACCTTTGCCAACTCGGCGAAAAGCCCTCGCGCGAAGTCGAAACGCAAGCCGACCTACTGCGACCCCTTGGAGGCGTTCGCACCCTCTCCATCGACCTCACGGAGAACTGCACGATGGTCTCGGTGATCGGGCAGGATTATCTCCAACAACCCGGCGTCTATCACGAGGTTCTCACGACTCTCCACGAGCAGCAGGTTGCCGTACTTCAAACCAGCGACTCCGAGCGCTCGCTGAGCTGCCTCATCCCCTACGTCGACGTCGAGCGCGCCGTCCGAGCGCTGCACGAAAGGTTTGAACTGAGCAAGGCGCAATGA
- a CDS encoding ABC-2 family transporter, permease yields the protein MRRYLRVYKTFFVSSFARELEFRSNFFAKIIQNTLWVAFFVLILLVVYSNTDDVAGWGRGDAFVLAATCFLMNAVVSGLFMSLMEIPEAVRKGTLDYVVAKPIDSQFWVSFRRFNFDQVGTLLAGFGMIVLGALQSGVTPTVGQWFAYAVLVAASIAIFYSFNLMLMTLAIWLVRVDNLWVLGETLMSVVRYPMDIYGTGLQRVFTYFVPLAFLATVPSRQLVRPVLGSFGGADWLMVGLGMLWALAFLSSSRAFWRFAMTRYTSASS from the coding sequence ATGCGCCGCTACCTGCGCGTGTACAAGACCTTCTTCGTCAGCTCGTTCGCCCGCGAACTCGAGTTCCGGTCGAACTTCTTCGCGAAGATCATCCAGAACACGCTTTGGGTGGCGTTTTTCGTTCTGATCTTGCTCGTCGTCTATTCGAACACCGACGATGTGGCAGGGTGGGGGCGAGGCGACGCGTTCGTTCTCGCGGCGACTTGCTTTCTCATGAACGCGGTGGTCTCAGGGCTCTTCATGTCGCTGATGGAGATCCCAGAGGCCGTCCGCAAGGGAACGCTCGATTACGTCGTCGCCAAGCCGATCGACAGCCAGTTCTGGGTTTCGTTTCGCCGATTCAACTTCGACCAGGTAGGGACTCTGCTCGCAGGTTTCGGCATGATCGTTCTTGGCGCGCTCCAATCCGGCGTCACGCCCACGGTCGGCCAGTGGTTCGCCTATGCGGTGCTGGTCGCCGCCTCCATCGCCATCTTCTACTCATTCAATCTGATGCTGATGACCTTGGCGATTTGGTTGGTGAGGGTCGATAACTTGTGGGTGCTCGGAGAGACCCTGATGTCGGTCGTCCGGTACCCCATGGACATTTACGGCACGGGGCTCCAGCGGGTCTTCACGTACTTCGTGCCGCTGGCGTTCTTGGCGACGGTCCCCAGCCGGCAACTGGTTCGGCCCGTTCTCGGCAGCTTCGGTGGCGCCGACTGGTTGATGGTGGGTTTGGGCATGTTGTGGGCGCTCGCATTCCTCTCGTCAAGCCGAGCCTTTTGGCGGTTCGCGATGACGCGATATACGAGCGCGAGCAGTTAG
- a CDS encoding isoprenoid biosynthesis protein, which produces MPKVAVVLSGCGFLDGAEIQEAVFTLLYLDRAGAEVQCFAPDKPQMHVVDHRAGQPTAESRNVLTESARIARGQIEPLSKASMSGFDALAMPGGYGVAKNLSTFATKGAEGEVDPDLARLIGEAYRARKPILAICISPAILALALANVGAGANLTIGSDAGTAQAIESLGCTHEECAVDSFVADEDSRIITTPAYMLGPGPKGVAAGIEKSVETLMRWLRTPVA; this is translated from the coding sequence ATGCCAAAGGTCGCCGTGGTTCTTTCGGGGTGCGGTTTCTTGGACGGCGCGGAAATCCAAGAGGCCGTCTTCACCTTGCTGTATCTCGACCGGGCTGGGGCCGAAGTTCAGTGTTTTGCCCCCGACAAGCCTCAAATGCATGTCGTAGACCATCGAGCAGGCCAGCCCACCGCCGAATCGAGGAACGTCTTGACCGAATCCGCGAGGATCGCGCGAGGGCAAATCGAGCCTCTCAGCAAGGCATCGATGTCCGGCTTCGATGCGCTCGCGATGCCAGGGGGTTACGGCGTCGCAAAGAACCTCTCGACGTTTGCGACGAAGGGCGCCGAAGGCGAAGTCGACCCCGACCTCGCTCGGCTGATCGGTGAGGCCTATCGCGCGCGGAAGCCGATCCTTGCGATCTGTATCAGCCCAGCGATCCTCGCTTTGGCTCTGGCGAACGTTGGCGCAGGAGCGAATCTCACCATTGGCAGCGACGCGGGGACCGCTCAAGCCATCGAGTCGTTAGGCTGCACGCACGAGGAGTGTGCCGTCGATTCGTTCGTCGCCGACGAGGATTCGCGCATCATCACCACGCCCGCCTACATGCTGGGACCGGGCCCAAAAGGGGTAGCCGCGGGGATTGAAAAGAGCGTCGAAACGCTAATGCGGTGGCTCCGCACGCCCGTAGCCTGA
- a CDS encoding integrase/recombinase — translation MLMVNSTSGEPRTVTEFLNAARDHLRKRHLSLKTERAYLHRMREFIEFHGRKHPSNLTGEDISAYLTHLAVDRSVAASTQNVALNALVYMYRNVLGVAMPQAAGIVRAQRCKRIPCVLTQDEVQRLLENMSGETYLMASLLYGAGLRLAECLDLRVKDLAIEKRTLSVREGKGGKDRTTMIPVKIIPALKVQLGRSRLLFELDRKLDRPGVALPGALERKYPNAGKEWPWHWLFPAESLSTDPRTSTVRRHHVHEDRLQRAVKKAAHAAAIDKPVSCHTLRHSFATHLLEHGYDIRTVQELLGHKDVRTTMVYTHVMNRPGMNVRSPLDG, via the coding sequence GTGCTCATGGTAAACTCGACGTCAGGCGAGCCGCGGACCGTCACCGAGTTCCTCAACGCGGCGCGAGACCACTTGCGCAAGCGCCACCTCAGCCTCAAGACAGAGAGGGCGTACTTGCACCGGATGCGGGAGTTCATCGAGTTTCATGGGCGCAAACACCCCTCAAACTTGACCGGCGAAGACATCAGCGCCTACCTCACGCACCTAGCGGTGGACCGCTCGGTGGCCGCCTCCACGCAAAACGTCGCCCTGAACGCCCTCGTCTACATGTACCGCAACGTGCTGGGCGTCGCAATGCCCCAGGCTGCTGGAATCGTGCGCGCTCAGCGATGCAAGCGTATCCCCTGCGTCCTCACCCAAGACGAGGTGCAGCGTCTCCTCGAAAACATGTCCGGCGAGACCTACCTCATGGCCTCGTTGCTTTACGGGGCGGGCTTGCGGCTCGCCGAGTGCCTCGACCTGCGCGTCAAGGACCTGGCGATCGAGAAACGAACCCTCAGCGTTCGCGAGGGTAAGGGCGGGAAGGATCGGACGACGATGATCCCGGTGAAGATCATCCCGGCCCTGAAGGTTCAACTCGGACGAAGCAGGCTGCTGTTCGAGTTGGACCGTAAGCTCGATCGCCCCGGGGTCGCCCTTCCGGGCGCGCTCGAAAGGAAGTACCCCAACGCCGGGAAGGAGTGGCCCTGGCATTGGTTGTTCCCAGCCGAGTCCCTTTCGACCGACCCCCGTACTTCAACCGTGCGTCGCCACCACGTTCACGAAGACCGTCTTCAGCGTGCGGTCAAGAAGGCGGCACATGCGGCTGCCATCGACAAGCCAGTCAGTTGTCACACCCTTCGACACTCCTTTGCGACGCACTTGCTGGAACATGGCTACGACATCCGAACCGTTCAGGAACTGCTGGGCCACAAGGACGTGCGGACGACTATGGTGTACACCCACGTCATGAACCGCCCGGGTATGAACGTCCGAAGCCCGCTGGACGGCTAG
- a CDS encoding site-specific DNA-methyltransferase has translation MSNLRIYFGDNLSVLQCLPADSVDLIYIDPPFNTGKVQSRTRLSTVRDENGDRTGFQGKRYRTIKLATKEYEDIFDDYLAFLDPRLEEARRVLKGNGSLFFHIDYREVHYAKVLLDTIFGRDSFLNEIIWAYDYGARSKTKWPAKHDNILWYAKNPDDYQFHHEECDRIPYMAPGLVGAEKAAMGKTPTDTWWHTIVSPNGHEKTGYPTQKPRGILDRIVKVHSRSGDLLLDFFAGSGSFGEAAVELGRHCFLVDNNPEALRVMEKRFAEINVEWINWTPEAQHDQPVQRRLFA, from the coding sequence ATGAGCAATCTGCGCATATACTTCGGAGACAATCTATCGGTCCTGCAGTGTCTCCCTGCCGACTCGGTGGACTTGATCTACATTGATCCGCCCTTCAACACCGGCAAAGTGCAGAGCCGGACGCGCCTGTCCACCGTCCGAGACGAGAACGGCGACCGGACGGGATTTCAGGGCAAGCGTTATCGAACGATCAAACTGGCGACGAAAGAATACGAGGACATCTTTGACGACTACCTTGCCTTCCTGGATCCACGATTGGAGGAAGCGCGGCGAGTGTTGAAAGGCAACGGAAGCCTCTTCTTCCACATTGATTACCGGGAGGTCCACTATGCGAAAGTCCTACTGGATACGATTTTCGGACGGGACTCTTTCCTGAATGAGATTATTTGGGCCTACGATTACGGCGCGCGGTCGAAGACGAAATGGCCTGCGAAGCACGACAACATCCTCTGGTATGCCAAGAACCCGGACGACTACCAGTTCCACCATGAGGAATGCGATCGCATCCCGTACATGGCACCCGGTCTGGTGGGAGCGGAGAAGGCCGCCATGGGAAAGACGCCAACGGACACCTGGTGGCATACGATTGTCAGTCCGAACGGACACGAGAAGACCGGCTATCCCACGCAGAAGCCGAGAGGCATCTTGGATCGGATTGTCAAGGTGCACTCCCGGTCCGGCGACCTGCTTCTGGACTTTTTTGCCGGAAGCGGCTCGTTCGGCGAGGCTGCGGTTGAGCTAGGCCGCCATTGCTTCCTCGTGGACAATAACCCGGAGGCGTTGCGCGTCATGGAGAAGCGTTTCGCAGAAATCAACGTGGAATGGATAAATTGGACACCCGAGGCGCAGCACGACCAGCCCGTGCAAAGGAGACTGTTCGCATGA
- a CDS encoding IS2 transposase TnpB, giving the protein MERNMTVRRACWMTGISTRAVYEEPGPDRDAALREALRRVWRPNMGYRMAHALVKEEFAPLNLKRVHRIWKDERLGRKKRYRKKRTGNPVPLSAEHPNHVWTVDFIHDSCLSGTKLKVLSVEDEFTRECLALEVATRINARKVRDVLAPLFADRGAPRFVRSDNGGEFVARLLAVFLSESGSNSRFIDPGKPWQNGFVESFHSTLRRDHLDVEVFVNLADAQMKTAIYRRYYNEVRPHSSLGYRPPAVAAQSLEFSRATPCLPPNPAGISSAEVYS; this is encoded by the coding sequence ATGGAGCGGAACATGACGGTCCGCAGGGCTTGCTGGATGACCGGGATCTCGACTCGCGCTGTTTATGAGGAGCCAGGGCCGGACCGGGACGCTGCGCTCAGGGAAGCACTCAGGAGGGTCTGGCGGCCCAACATGGGCTACCGGATGGCGCACGCCCTGGTGAAGGAGGAGTTCGCTCCCTTGAACCTCAAGCGGGTGCATCGAATCTGGAAGGACGAGCGGCTCGGCCGCAAGAAGCGATATCGCAAGAAGCGGACCGGGAACCCGGTTCCCCTGTCGGCGGAGCATCCCAACCACGTGTGGACGGTGGACTTTATCCATGATTCCTGCCTGAGCGGAACGAAGCTGAAGGTGCTTTCGGTGGAGGATGAGTTCACTCGGGAGTGCCTGGCTCTGGAGGTGGCGACGCGGATCAATGCTCGCAAGGTGCGCGACGTATTGGCTCCGCTCTTTGCCGATCGCGGGGCTCCCCGGTTCGTTCGGAGCGACAACGGCGGCGAGTTCGTTGCCCGGCTGCTCGCGGTGTTTCTCTCTGAATCCGGTTCGAACAGCCGCTTCATCGATCCGGGCAAACCCTGGCAGAACGGGTTCGTGGAGTCGTTCCACTCGACCCTGCGCCGGGATCACCTCGACGTCGAGGTCTTTGTCAATCTGGCCGACGCTCAGATGAAGACGGCGATCTACCGTCGCTACTACAACGAGGTTCGGCCGCATTCGTCGCTTGGCTATCGCCCCCCGGCGGTGGCCGCGCAGAGTCTGGAGTTCAGTCGGGCTACGCCCTGCCTGCCCCCCAACCCTGCTGGGATATCATCAGCGGAGGTCTACTCTTAA
- a CDS encoding transposase, with amino-acid sequence MKRSKFTEEQIVRILQEAASGQKTQAQLCRDHGVSANTFYVWKRKYAGMQTDDVRHLRELERENAQLKRLLAERDLEIDAVRALFRKNGLALPNPSRGRDS; translated from the coding sequence ATGAAGAGATCGAAGTTCACCGAGGAGCAGATCGTGAGGATTCTGCAGGAGGCCGCATCGGGCCAGAAGACGCAGGCCCAGCTTTGCCGCGACCACGGAGTCAGCGCGAACACGTTCTACGTGTGGAAGCGCAAGTACGCGGGGATGCAGACAGACGATGTGCGGCATCTGCGCGAGCTCGAGCGGGAGAACGCTCAGCTCAAGCGTCTTCTTGCCGAAAGAGACCTTGAGATCGACGCGGTACGGGCGCTGTTCCGAAAAAACGGACTCGCGCTCCCGAACCCGTCGCGGGGGCGCGATTCCTGA
- a CDS encoding acetyltransferase GNAT family: MLRTKVETDPRWADRTEQPWKELQSKALSATPFQTWEWQSTWFRHFHGRQHPHVWTAYEGDDLVALMPFVLTRAPWRVLKPMGAGCSDYLEPLVRPGYENQANQALVEYVSDPATADLIDLHQLREGCPLVSDLPSGGDRPSLLAPQATCLKLNLPPTFEAYARGLSKSLRYDVKRLERMAEGRVEVVLADPQSAEAMFLEFLSHHQARWKRRGLPGAFVGKRRKSFHREWVVRAAEAGMLRLAGLRVDGNPAGALYAMVWGKSCYFYQSGFSPEFKSLSPGTLLVADAIRRSIDEGLEAFDFLRGDEPYKRRWKPQNVEKNLRYLSAAPTLPGRLALAASGTGFKLEGRLRARFEGRGLV, translated from the coding sequence GTGCTGAGGACGAAAGTCGAAACCGACCCTCGATGGGCGGATCGAACCGAGCAGCCTTGGAAGGAGCTTCAATCGAAGGCCCTATCCGCCACGCCGTTCCAAACCTGGGAGTGGCAATCCACGTGGTTCCGTCACTTCCATGGAAGGCAGCACCCCCATGTTTGGACCGCTTACGAGGGCGACGACCTCGTGGCCCTGATGCCTTTCGTGCTTACTCGCGCGCCTTGGCGAGTCCTCAAGCCGATGGGCGCCGGATGCTCCGACTATCTCGAACCGCTGGTCCGGCCCGGATATGAGAATCAGGCGAACCAGGCGCTCGTCGAGTACGTCAGCGACCCTGCCACCGCCGACCTGATCGACCTGCATCAACTGAGAGAGGGCTGTCCGTTGGTCTCCGACCTTCCGTCCGGCGGCGATCGCCCCAGCTTATTGGCCCCGCAGGCGACCTGCCTCAAACTCAATCTCCCTCCGACTTTCGAGGCGTACGCGCGCGGTCTGAGCAAGAGTCTGCGGTATGACGTCAAGCGACTGGAGCGGATGGCCGAAGGGCGAGTCGAGGTCGTTTTGGCGGACCCACAGAGCGCGGAAGCGATGTTCCTTGAGTTCCTTTCGCACCATCAGGCGAGATGGAAGCGGCGGGGACTTCCGGGCGCGTTCGTCGGCAAGCGCAGAAAGAGTTTTCATCGGGAATGGGTCGTCCGCGCGGCCGAGGCAGGGATGCTGCGGTTGGCGGGATTGCGGGTGGACGGAAACCCCGCGGGCGCTCTTTATGCGATGGTTTGGGGGAAATCCTGTTATTTTTACCAGTCCGGTTTCAGTCCTGAGTTCAAATCGCTGTCGCCTGGGACCCTACTCGTCGCGGACGCGATTCGGCGCTCGATCGACGAGGGGCTCGAGGCTTTCGACTTCTTGAGGGGTGACGAGCCCTATAAGAGAAGGTGGAAACCTCAGAACGTCGAAAAGAACTTGCGCTACCTTTCGGCAGCCCCGACCCTACCGGGCCGCCTGGCGCTTGCAGCGAGCGGGACCGGGTTCAAACTCGAAGGCCGACTTCGAGCGCGGTTCGAGGGTCGCGGGCTCGTCTGA
- a CDS encoding glycosyl transferase family 2, with the protein MVAVIIPAFNEGARIRAVLEAVRGSSLPDEIIVVNDASTDNTSAVAKSIEGVRVIELPRNAGKGGAMAAGVEATQADVLLFIDADLQGVRPEHIDAILKPVLNRRCEMCIGVFRGGKFWSTSAHRVAPYISGQRAMRRSLFLSIPHIGELRMGIEVALNAAAKRSNSRVARVVLRGVSNTHKERKMGIVRGAAARAKMWAEIGRAVVRVRRKKKRAVASDVTCSQRSWSVFRSGALRTRSRPRR; encoded by the coding sequence ATGGTCGCAGTCATCATTCCGGCTTTCAATGAAGGGGCTCGCATTCGAGCCGTGTTGGAAGCCGTCCGCGGCTCGTCGCTTCCCGATGAGATTATCGTTGTGAACGACGCGAGCACGGACAACACGTCTGCGGTTGCGAAGTCGATCGAAGGGGTTCGAGTGATCGAACTGCCCCGCAACGCGGGAAAGGGCGGGGCGATGGCGGCTGGCGTCGAGGCCACTCAGGCTGACGTGCTGCTGTTTATCGACGCCGATTTGCAGGGCGTCCGGCCGGAGCATATCGACGCGATTCTCAAACCCGTGCTCAACCGGCGTTGCGAAATGTGCATCGGCGTGTTTCGAGGAGGCAAGTTCTGGAGCACCAGCGCCCATCGCGTCGCGCCCTACATCAGCGGCCAGCGGGCGATGAGACGCTCGCTGTTTCTCTCGATTCCCCACATCGGCGAGCTTCGCATGGGGATCGAGGTCGCGCTCAACGCGGCCGCCAAACGCTCCAACTCCCGTGTGGCACGAGTTGTGCTAAGGGGAGTCAGTAACACGCACAAAGAGCGGAAGATGGGAATCGTGCGAGGCGCTGCCGCTAGGGCCAAGATGTGGGCTGAAATCGGCAGAGCCGTCGTGCGGGTCCGCCGAAAAAAAAAACGCGCGGTGGCGTCGGACGTAACATGCTCACAGCGATCTTGGTCGGTCTTTCGATCGGGTGCGCTTCGAACCCGAAGTCGCCCGCGGCGATAG
- a CDS encoding glycosyltransferase (involved in cell wall biogenesis), producing the protein MLTAILVGLSIGCASNPKSPAAIAELGVSLQEAPAESKRVLVVINKKSDESRLIGEYYIYRRKIPQSNVLLLDLPVTDNIEWNPYLDLLESRVKKKIEGLSHRIDFIVLCKGVPIRLRSDGGYSVDGHLAAMNLAFEPIAKPEPEQIKRCLNPYFNKAEPFSSAKYGFYLVTRLDGYTVDHVKRLIDQSVNGRPNQGPFLLDQDPTKTEGGYKMMHDSLVRAAKVLQQKGFEVNSDETPVFVGSSWPVAGYASWGSNDKKFNADVYRGLRFLPGAIAETFVSTSARTFQVVSSGQSVISDLVAGGVTGVKGYVSEPYTFALAYPDVLFDRYTGGFNLAESFYMASMVLKWKDIVVGDPLCSPYSKKSSGASSLGEGEPKEREPLGAR; encoded by the coding sequence ATGCTCACAGCGATCTTGGTCGGTCTTTCGATCGGGTGCGCTTCGAACCCGAAGTCGCCCGCGGCGATAGCGGAACTCGGCGTCAGCCTGCAAGAGGCACCTGCCGAGTCGAAGCGCGTCCTCGTCGTCATCAACAAGAAGAGCGACGAGAGCCGGCTCATCGGCGAGTACTACATTTACCGCCGCAAGATCCCCCAGAGCAATGTCCTCCTTCTCGACCTGCCGGTTACCGACAACATCGAATGGAACCCGTACCTGGATCTCCTTGAATCAAGGGTGAAAAAGAAGATCGAGGGGCTCTCCCACCGGATCGATTTCATCGTTCTGTGCAAGGGCGTGCCGATCCGCCTGAGGAGCGATGGGGGCTATTCGGTCGACGGCCACTTGGCTGCGATGAACCTTGCCTTTGAGCCGATCGCCAAGCCCGAACCCGAGCAGATCAAGCGGTGCCTCAACCCGTACTTCAACAAAGCGGAGCCGTTCTCCAGCGCAAAATACGGTTTCTATCTCGTCACGCGGCTCGACGGGTACACGGTCGATCACGTCAAGCGCCTCATCGATCAATCGGTCAACGGGCGCCCGAATCAGGGACCTTTCCTGCTCGACCAAGACCCCACGAAGACCGAGGGCGGCTACAAAATGATGCACGACTCCCTCGTTCGGGCAGCGAAGGTCCTGCAGCAGAAGGGTTTTGAGGTCAATTCAGACGAGACCCCCGTGTTTGTGGGGAGTAGCTGGCCCGTTGCGGGCTATGCGAGTTGGGGGAGCAACGACAAGAAGTTCAACGCGGACGTCTATCGCGGCCTGAGGTTCTTGCCCGGAGCGATCGCCGAGACGTTCGTTTCGACCAGCGCCCGGACGTTTCAAGTCGTTTCGAGCGGCCAAAGCGTGATCTCGGACCTAGTCGCGGGCGGCGTGACGGGGGTCAAGGGGTACGTCAGCGAACCCTACACGTTCGCGCTGGCCTACCCGGACGTCCTCTTTGACCGCTACACGGGCGGGTTCAATCTTGCCGAGAGCTTTTACATGGCTTCGATGGTGCTGAAATGGAAAGACATCGTGGTCGGCGACCCGCTCTGCAGCCCGTATTCAAAGAAGTCCTCGGGCGCTAGCTCTCTCGGCGAAGGAGAACCAAAAGAAAGGGAGCCCCTAGGAGCGCGGTGA